cagagcatgcaCATTCTCTTGTATGTGAATACCTGCCAGTGATGTTTTGGCTAGGTCTTAGATGTTTTTAGCATGACCTACTCTAAGCAAATGACTGGAGGGAGTCCTGAATGCTGGTGTACCTTTCTGGCCGTGTCTGCTGCTGAATTTGTCTCCTATCTCAGGCCGACGTGTCTGCCGGAGCAGGATCTTGACCAGAAACGCGTCCTCGGCGTTTGAAGAGATCATCACCTTCTCAATGTACGAGTCTGTTGAGCCCTTGTACCTGTGTGTACAGGAAAGTCAAAGTCATTTTCCATGTCCTTAAAACACAGTAGTAGGATAATGCTCCATTCATTCATGTTAATATATGAATGAAGCAGAAATCAACATAACACCTATATGTAGgtatatagatatacatatGCATTATGTGtcccattcatcttcagtaaacacctTTATCCTgatcatggtggatccagagcctatcacTGGAACACTGGATGGGAGGTGGGAATatatcctggatgggacaccagtccatatGAGACACCCATGCACACCTTTgcatacacatatacacctaggggcaatttatagttcccaatccacctacctgcagattcttgggaggtggaaggaccCAGAACAAATACACAGATTTCAAGACACAATGACAATTGttataattacaaaattatataatatttacaataaaagcaaaagtttggaaataattacataaatttcagaatttcttcgTATTTGGGATGTCTTTCTTTTGCTTCAATTACactgtgcactcgagctggcatggactccacaagtttgcgTAAAACCCGATGATCCATATTAGATCAAATCCCCTGGAGTGTCTTCTGAACATGTGCTTCAATAGAAGGTATAAGATTAAAGGAAAACCTGACCTTTTTTGTGCAAAAGTGTTAACAttgtcaatatcacaaatttgcttaaatttaaatagtgacctagaaacaGTGCAGGATCTTGAATACTAGATATTCAAGATACTGAACATTTGCTTAATTTGTTccaaatttttcaaaattctaaaactttattcccagttttaattaaaaaatatatatctcattttcagtgtggtctcagacttttggaccctactgTACATCATAATTCTTTTTCAATATCATAGTCTTGATTTTCATCACAATAAGACATAGCTAATACTAATgatgaacaaaaaagttttgATGATGTAGGTAATGTTAATAATCGGCATGTCTGACCATGATGGACCTAATGGCTTACACATATTTTGTGTAGTCTTATACCTGAATATTCTGGTCTAAACAGAAAAAGTGATTTGCTAAGCTGTGTTAACAAATTTGACCAAAAGAGCTATATATAATCAGAATAAGTCATGAAATAAGAGATCACCATTTTTGAGTTTAATGGTAATTTAGGATAAGAGTGATGATGCCTAATCATACTGACTGTGAGGCAAACAAACTCACGTGATTGGCACATCTCTGTACTGTGGCTGGCTTGGCTGGGTACTGCCCTCCAGTGGTGTTTGGGTGACTGTGGGCATGGACTTATTCACCAGAACCTGCTTATTCTCCACTCGCTCCCCTggtacacagcacacacacaaatttcaaTCCACATGCCCACAATCTCACTCAGGATACAAATCCTATTTAAATCCTATTTCCAAATTCACTGATATGTATACTGTTTAATGAGGGGAAAGCaattccagtgcatatatctcatttatacagcagAAAACAGCAGCTCCTTAACTCCCTATGTGCAGTGCTCTAATGAAGTGAATCTCTGCACTGCTCACCAGGGGAGCAAATGCCATCAGCGTCCAGGATGCTGTGTCTCCAAATGGGCTTCCGTGTTTCTGCATCCAACATGGGACCCATGACCTTGTCAAAGGTCTGGTTGGTGTAACGTCTTAGTGTGCACTTCGCATTCTTGTACACAAGACACCTGCCAAAACCTGAGGTGAAGGAAGAGTAAAGCACTGAGATAAGCATGGTGAGTATGGTGGATAATGGAAAAGGTTATGCTCTAATAATCCTTAGCTGTTTGGTATTTAAGGGTCTTATTTAACAAATGCTTTGGAAACAaacaggtaatcacaggtaGTGTAATTCATACAGAGCACCCTCACTGGGAACATCACCACCTGGTACAGGAACTGCAAAAGTCCTGCAGAGGGTAGTGAGGGCTGCTGAACGAATCACCAGTTCAGCACTGCCCAGCCTACAGGACATCTACACAAGGCAGTGCAGGACAAAGATCATCAAGAATCCCACACACACCAAGTAAGGACTGTTCTGGTGGCTGTGGTCTAGTAAGTGTCTCCGCAACCTAAGGAGGAGCTTCTTTCCTCAAGCCATCAGGACCCTGAACTCATAACCACCAACTCCCTCTAGCTCCTTACATTTATGCATGCGAATCCTccccccaaaccccccccccccccccccccaaaacaGGACATTGCCCATACTTGTCTCATGTGGCATATGTGCACTAGCACTAGACACTTTAGTGTACATACATATGTACAATACTCCATCGACAAATCCACACATATAGACATATCCACACCTTTTCAGCCTTTCACCTTGTTTATTATTTGCATGCTCATGCATGTGTTGTCTTGCACTCCCCCTCTTTCCTTATACCCATTTTATATTGTCTGTCTTTGGAGTTGCCACGTCATTTCACTGCACCTTTGTACCAGCTATGAATGCATATGTGACAAACTCTGATCTTTATCTTAACTTCTGTAGAAACGAGATTAAAGGAATACACTGGGTGTTTTTCAACCTGTCTACCGATTTTGTAACACATTGTTTAAggcattttaacaaaaaaatcccTTAGAATGAGACAGTGTGACACATGAGTATACCACTGAAGGTGAAAGTTATTTTTCTATGATGCACTCTCAGTAAAATactactaaactgtacctttgaGTGGTACCCtaaagggtacatcttttgtacctttaatatgtatgcTTCACCTGGAAACATGTCCagagtgtacctttaaaaattatttaaggtACACAAATGGTTCATAATTAGTTTTTAGGGTAAAGCTTTAAAGATACACTACATGCAAGTGTCATGTTTTGATTTGCAGTCTTACCTCTGTCCAGAGAGGCCTTATTTAGTACCAAAGCATCCTCTATATCATAACCGCTGTAGCTCATCACGGCCACCGTGGCATTCTGACCTGCTGGTAGCTTCTCAAAGTCAATCAATTCAATGGTCTTGGTCTTCACCATGGGCCTCTGTGGATAAGCTAACAGGTACATCAGTGTGTCTATACGATTCCTCTGGTTATAGCCAATAGTGcctgtaggaaaaaaaacacttcagtgaATGGGCAAACAGGCAAAAGAGAGAATAATGCGAGCTCATATTGTGCAAGTTTGGTGGGAAATCTAGTAGTAGCAGCAAGTCAGTATTATCACCTTATATGGCCCTATAGATAAGTGGTAAAATAGTAAATGGTAAAACCTAGAATATTGAAATCCTATTTCTCTGAATTACTAGCACTAAGAAATTCAATGAAATTGCATAGACCTTGAAAATATTTACCCTAAACCAGATAAATGTTGATTAAGATGGTTTTGAACAGCTACAGTTAGTCCTAACCTAAGAATAATTGTAAATGAAGAATTCATTCAAGACTAGGCAAAATCTACATCCCCAAAACCTCCCCTAAATAACCTCTTCATGCTTAACTAACTTCAGGCTGGTGGATGTGAGTGCATTTAAAGTGACAGTATCTTTAGCCGCAGTGTCTCAGCATGATGCAGTCTGACAGAGAACCGTCTCCTTAATCCACCCAGGCAAAGTTATGAAAGAATAGCGGCCGTCCCTTGAGGCCTTGACATTTGTCAGATGCTATTACTTCACAATCAGGGTACAAGCACACAGTGTGTGAAAATAGGTCCGGGGCCACACAGAGAGATTTGCACATGTATGGGGTCGTCCGCAAAAAACCCACACGAGACAAGGGCTAGGATATCGGGCCAAACGTAGCTGCAGTCTCATTGGTTTTGTAAAGACTGGGGGGGCGGGAGTAGTTCTGGTAACCAGGGAGCGGTGTGtattctctctcgctctctggtGCAGCTGAGCACACtaaccctctacacacactgagcaaGACACAATGAATGGCTAATGACACTTGGGGAGTCCATGTGTAGCGGCCCTTTTccctgccccacacacacacacgctggcaGGAGATGTTTgatgtacacacaaacacccacacttACTTTAGTGTGTCTAAGTGTGTGAATGCCACTGTGAACATGAATATGCTTcggagtgtgtgcatgtgagtctgtgtgtaAGATACACAGTTATTTAGTTGTGAAAATGATGAGGTTGGACACACAGCTCTTACCCATGGCCTGCTTGCCCATAGCACATTGATAGGTGTTCCTGGGGGACTGGTTATGATGGGGATAAGGAATCAAACCAGCACAAACCCCCAGCAGAGTGAACGGCTCAATTTCCAAATGAGTAGTGTCCCTGaaacacaccattaaacatACATTGGAATTTTTattgtgcatgtaaacacaacTGTCTGCTTTCTGCACCTGCCAGATTATCCAAGTGGTCATGTATAAAGGATATAATAAAGACTGTTATCAACTATGTATTCAGTGCATGTATACTGTTAATCtgatttctttagtttttctaCATCTGCACAAACAACCAGATAGTGACAAAAGCATGTATTGTTGTCTTTGGATCAAAATAGAGACAGGCCGAGGAAGGACGGCCTTATaagcaataaataaactaaGAAAATGAAACGTGTATCTACTATTTGctcaattaaataatttaaacactaTCAAGTTGCTTGAAATGTTGATGCTACCACCTCTGTACTATAGCACCACTGTTAAAATACATGCAATTATTTTATGATtccaaaatctgattttattttttgcatttatcaAGTTGTGTACATGTGAACACACTTGATGTACTTATCCACCATCCtacaaaaaaactattaaaataacCATTATTTTACAAAGCAAGCCACATACACTAATAAAACTCACTTGGTGATCATGTGTTCATACAGAGCAATACTGCAGTCATTCTCCTCATTCACATCCAGATACTCCACCAGACTTTCGTGCAGAAAGTCCTCAAAGCTCCTGCATGGAAATAAAGAGATGTGTTTCttcaaacaataaataatgcgGTTGATAAAGCAACCCGAATATACAAATGTTCGCCAAACACAGCTTTTCTAAAATGCtaagacaaaaagaagaacaaaaaggaGCCTCTTTTCAAAATCAATGAGTGTTACAACTATTGATCCCACTGAAGTGCACCTGTAGCCCTGAGACAGCTCCTCGATGTGTTTGTTCTTCACAGCCGGCTGCCCGTTCTTCACAATGATGTAGGGTCTGGCAAAGCACAACACAATCAGCACTGAATGAAGCTTTCACTATTATCTGAGAAACAGGCTcaacacagaaaataaatcaagacACTTGGATTACACTAAGCCACAACTGTGCCATAGCTGTGCCACAGAGGATGTCAAATGATTAGTAACACAGCAAAAATACCAGAAATggtttctccttctctctaaACTGGATGTAACCTTCTATGAATTGTTGTGACTATCTATATTGTTCGATTTGACTGatacaaatacataaacaaataagaggcacactgacacacacaattttatttatttattttttggtagaAAGTCACATGAGCgaaaggtttttactttcacgTGGGTGAGTGCTCAgatatattttggaaaacagaaCCAAGTACATTCATTAGAAAAATGTGTCACATGCAGCTACAAACAAGTGCTCCAGTGGGATTAAAATATTTGTCCTGCGCACATCgcagtgtaaataaaatgggataaataatcaacaaaaaatCCTTCTGGTGTGGGCCATGGCCACTTCTGTTTTAATACAGATtcagcactaaacagatacagatagagagagagacacggcgTTACACCCCTACTCTAAACAATCTGAAATGTTCAGCACATACACTGAGGCTCTGTACCTGCAGAGGCGTCCCCCGTCAGAGGAGATATACACGCAGCGGTCCGTCACATTGGTGGAGATAGACACAAACTCGTTAATGAAACCAGCTCTTCTCATCAGCCTGAATGTGTTGACGAGCTTGTGATGGTCTCGAATCACTCCCAAGATGTTACCTGCAGAACCACACACAGTCTTGAATTGCTCTTTGTGGGGTGCCTCAGCTGACATGTTCATTAGTGTAGATAAAGAATGCTATGCTTATACCTTATAAGAAATAACTCTCAGTGTAAAAGGGAAATCTTACAGCttttacaaatgtaaaaaagtacttttaaattttttaaaaaaataaataaaaccagagGATGCTTCTGCATGTGAACGCGTGGGTGTTACCATTCAGGAAGACGATGAAGACACTGGGGTAGGAGAGTTCCTCTCCACACAGCAGATTGACGTCCTCCACACCCAGGTTAAAGGCCAGCTTAATAATGGGTCCATCCTCCATGTCGGTGGTGATGTGTGTCATCAGAGCCAGATTCTTCACCAGACCACAAGCCTGAACCACAAACATCCAATATATGCATTTAAAATCTAGTTACTAATCTAAGgcacaaaaatatgaaaagtatAGACTCTAGCTATTCAAATCTGTTAATCTTTATGTACACTTTAGAGCAAATGAGCACTTTAACTTCATAAAGTACCAacttattatttagttattaatcTTACAGAATACTTACTTATTAATCTTACAGAATACTTACTTACTCAGTAAGTACAGTCAAACCAACgggaagtgtgtgtggattgactggaaatatacactcactgaccactttatttttcatctgctcattcatgctattatccaatcagccaactgtgtggcagcagcacaatgcatgaaatcaaGCAAATACAGATCCCAcgcatcagttaatgttcacatcaaatataggaatgggaaaaatgtgatctgggTGACTCTGACCATGACATGGTTGTTACACAGAATTGCGCAAAAACAGAAAGCGAGTTTCTCTTCACTTTTATGAAGACATGTTGCACTGACCTCTCCTTCAGGAGTGTCTGAGGGGCAGAGCATTCCCCACTGTGAGGGCTGCAGGGAGCGCGGCCCGCTCACCTTCCTGGTCTTCTCAAACTGAGAGGAAATGCGTGTCATCATACCCAGGGCTGAAATGTATGAGAGACGCGACAGCACCTGCGTCACCCCCTGCCTGTCCATCTTAAACCTCTTCAGAGACCAGTTCCCCTGAGGatgacacagaaagagacagaggcaTGAAATCCAATACACAGAACCAACTGTGGTCAGGACTTGCAAACTTCCAACTAAAAATAGCTTCATGAGCTTAAACAATTAACAATATCAAGGCATCAAGAGATAAAGGCTATTATCATGTAAGTAGAAAATATCCATCAATACAGTGTGTTTGACCATATTAATGTGGACGTCATAAAATCAGACAGCAATGTTACTACTCTTTTCATATAAACAATTTATTGATATGATGATGCAGTTATTTTTCCCTGTACTCACTGTAACAGTTTCAGTTGTCTCTCAAAGAtgaaaatgaactaaaataatAACTCCAAAATTCCACTTATTGCACTCCACAATTGCAACCTGCTCTATGTAGCAGAAAGGGTGGAGCCATCAGAGCCTGCTAAGTAGCGAATAAAACCACTGTTCTACCACAATCGCAATCTGGATACAAATATTTTGACAACAGGGGTTTTCAAATTGATGGTTGCTCCTGTGGATGCTGTTCTGGTGTGTTCAAATCAAGTACTGTATTTTCTTATAGTGCAAAATTTCTCAGTGTTTGACTGGAGATGTTACTACCCTGCAATAATCAGGCACTAAATATGTATATGAGTACTTAGTGTATTGTAACAGCATAAAGTAAAAGAGTATACaggtggcagcctgggaaaagcTGTCCCATAacgctgaattctggcaaataTCCCAAAACTAAAACAAGACTAAAAATCTGTATTTGGCTAAAACTGGTTTTCCTGCCTATAGTATACTTGGACACCtcagtttttaaaacataaaatatttttcactaaaatgacatggaaatcTTAGGTTCTGATCTTGCCTAGGCCATCTTCCTGTAAAAAACATGTTGAGTAAGGAGATAAGTTTAACATATGTGCtggtaaaaacagtctgtcTGCTTAAAGATCTccaaaaccttgctagctaagtgcgATTTCCTCACACTTGTCATGCCATGCTTTGATCGAGTGTTTGGATAGCGATGTGCCATAGCCATAGCAAATGTACATAAGCATAATCAGTTCAGATTGCAATCAGATaacggctgtcaaaatgtctacAAGGCTCCTTTGTTACAGTTGgaagaaatctttaaatgtaattttcctccttttcaaTTTGTGGCTATAAAGACTGCAACGATAATGTTACTTGTGCTtaagatacatgcaaaagataACTATGCCAAAAGTTCACCCTGTGAAGGGTTTTCTTAGGCCGCCACACATACAGAAAGTCATTTGAGAACCAGCTATTGTTTTATGACTTTTTATGACCATACCATCCCAAACTGTCCGACATAAACAGAGGGAAACTGGAAATCAGCAGAGACTCACAGTAGAGATGGCGTTAACCATGCCGTTTGTGATCTGGTCCTGCCGCATGTGTTTCACCACGTCGAACTGGGCCGCTCTCTGCTTGGGTATGATCTGGTCAGCGATCTTCTTCAGCTCAGAGTTAAACTTCTTAAAGAGATCCTCAAACAGCAGAGACAGAAGCTGAGGAAAGAACCATCAGCACATACATGATTTCAGCAAGTTACAGAACTCTAGAAGTTCAAAACTGACAAGTCAATGACTAAAACAGATTGTAAAGCACAACAATGCTGCACTAAGCTGTAATCTGTTGATTAATGCATCAAACAATTCAGTGTGCTTTGAGCATTCAAACCTCCTTCTTTTCATTAACTCCCATCAACACTCCTCTACCTCAAGGCGCTTTGTTGTTCTGATTCCCGAGTGCCACTTCCAAAAACAACCAACTTTATTAACTCCATCTGGCTCCTACAATATCTCATTCTGTGTCATCACCCCTCTGGGTGCCGCAGCATGTAATAACCAGGTGTGCTCGTGTTCAGATAAGGCTGACCTGGCCTTTCGCCCGCGGCGCTCTCATCCTCACTGAGACTCTCCAATAGCAGCTTGCCTCCATTCAGCCATATTAGCATACATCAAAACAAGCAGGCCGCActgaaattaataaagaaattaagCTTCTGCAGCACAGCAGGGCCAATTAGTTGAATGTCAATGAATCATAATTGAGGAGTGAGGAGATTGACAGTgttgggagtgtgtgtaagcTCTGCTGAAAGGGCTTGCTTTGCTCactagtctcacacacacacacacacacacacagttcacccCTAGAGAGGGTTGGTTGGGGGAAATTAAAGGACTTAAGACTGCGGTAATTACATTATCAGAGCTGGGCTTGTGGATTAGCTCAATCGCTCCCGTCAAGGCAGCCATTCTTTTGTCATGGCTgtgctaaataataataaaagccagAAAGGCCTGAGCTCGGCTGGGCTGGGATTTGGGTGCTGCCTCTGCTCTGCTGCATATCTCGCCGTCAACAAAAGCAGGCGAGCTGGGAAACGGGGTGGGCAAAACACAGAGGAGACAAACAAAGCAGCAGGGCAAATAATGAAGGTATTAATAAAAGACAAGGAGGGCAGACACAAAGAGGAAGATGAAGGATTGGGAGGAAGCCAGGCATGTAGGTCTGAGTTCAGTTTCACACAGGAGCGGCgatgtgtgtaaaagagagaaagagaagccaGAGTCAAAGGCTGGAAATCTGAAAGATCCGGAAAACATTGTGATCTATAAAAAGGCCCTATTAAGAAGATAAGTAAGATGGTAAAGACAGCACACTGGGTAGAGCACCTCTCAAACAAGGGACAGTTAAAAGCATTAGTGCTGACAGTACATACTTATCTCAAACTCAGCCACCAAAATGTGGCACGACCACGGTCTCGGTTGAAGCAAGAAGCATTAAAAGGCTGTCAGTCATTCTTAATTAAATTAGAGATGGTGTGAATAAGCACCGAACAGGGAGGAGGGGCTGCTTATAGGACTATCAAACCTAACAGACATCGTACACAAGCTATCTGTGGACTCTGGAATCTCTAGTCATCTCATCTCCCCTCACTCAGTCTGCTTCAGAGGTgatttgtgtgcatttgtgcattATAACCATCACCCCTACCTGCCCAGCCAGCTCGAGACGCTTGTTTCCATAGTAATCGCGATCGTCCACTTTGTTGTTGCCTTGAGCGAGAATCACCCTGCGCACCATTACAGCCAGGTAGATGCATTTCGCTCTGAAGTTAAACTCCTTCACCTAGGAAACACAGAATAGGCCACGCTACTAAATAAAGTGACATTATACTGTATGAACAAATGGTCATGCAACAAGATCATGATCAatgaaaagtaagaaaaaagaagaaagattgagggaaaaaaagtcacacaatgCAGCGCATTGAACTTAAGTAAAAAAGCCTAAGACGTAAAGACAGAGACTCACAGGTACGTGGGTGAGAATGGTGGAAGCGAGCAGCTCTCTGGCTTCCTCCATCTTGGTTTTCTTTGGTCCACCCCACATGCGCTGACGCCGTACTTTGTTTCCAATGTACTTCAGAGCCTGAGATAAAAACCAAACCGTCACAGCAGCTTCATAAGTCTGGCAGTGGTTTCAAATCAGTGAATGAGCAGGATAGCTCAAGGTCCACTAACTCGCTAAAGATGTGTCCCTCATCTGATGCACACACCTGAGCGCGTCACTGCTTATTCGACCACAAAGGTTAAAGGTCACAGAGTGGGATTTTCTTCTAGACCACCCACTCTGACCATCATAGCCACATGGCTGTGTaacttaaatgaataaatattgtaataaagcAAAAGACATACTTCAAACAATGAAAGAATTAAACGGGGAAAAAATGTTACAAGGCTGCAGAACACTCCAAACTGCTAGGGGACGCAGAATAACAGCAATGGTGATGATGAATGAGGCATGGACTATAGAGTTCTGCAACTTTTTCAGTGTGTCTCTGCTGCCTCTGTGGTACAATAATTTTGTTTGGGAGCCTGAGCACACCACACAAACTCAAAGCAGCATGTCTTTACTCAAAAGATATATGTTTGCTGCAAAGCATGTCGTTTAACGAACATAAATCATTAACTATTTTTTAgaccatttctttaaaaatttctACAGTTTCTATCAAAGCACTGATGTTCCTTGTGTATATGCTGTAGATGTTCAGTTTGTAAAAAATGttctgaaaataatgtaaatttaaaaaaagtgcaataatGACATGCCTTTTTACTTTGGtaattttatacttatatttaaatgctttttatacTTCTAGCACCATACTGTGCCTTAAATATCATTATATTGCTGTGCAATGATAATAAAagaactctattctattctaaaaaTGAGAATTTCATTCTTTAAGAGGGT
The genomic region above belongs to Pangasianodon hypophthalmus isolate fPanHyp1 chromosome 6, fPanHyp1.pri, whole genome shotgun sequence and contains:
- the polr3b gene encoding DNA-directed RNA polymerase III subunit RPC2, whose translation is MELLKEDFGDMSPQQLAAPVDTVEEKWKLLPAFLKIKGLVKQHIDSFNYFINVEIKKIMKANEKITSDADPMWYLKYLNIYVGMPDVEESFNVTRPVSPHECRLRDMTYSAPITVDIEYTRGSQRIIRNALPIGRMPIMLRSSNCVLTGKTPMEFSKLNECPLDPGGYFIVKGQEKVILIQEQLSKNRIIVEQDRKGAVGASVTSSTHEKKSRTNMIVKQGRFYLKHNTLSEDAPIGIIFKAMGVESDQEIVQMIGTEEHVMAAFAPSLEECQKAQIFTQTQALKYIGNKVRRQRMWGGPKKTKMEEARELLASTILTHVPVKEFNFRAKCIYLAVMVRRVILAQGNNKVDDRDYYGNKRLELAGQLLSLLFEDLFKKFNSELKKIADQIIPKQRAAQFDVVKHMRQDQITNGMVNAISTGNWSLKRFKMDRQGVTQVLSRLSYISALGMMTRISSQFEKTRKVSGPRSLQPSQWGMLCPSDTPEGEACGLVKNLALMTHITTDMEDGPIIKLAFNLGVEDVNLLCGEELSYPSVFIVFLNGNILGVIRDHHKLVNTFRLMRRAGFINEFVSISTNVTDRCVYISSDGGRLCRPYIIVKNGQPAVKNKHIEELSQGYRSFEDFLHESLVEYLDVNEENDCSIALYEHMITKDTTHLEIEPFTLLGVCAGLIPYPHHNQSPRNTYQCAMGKQAMGTIGYNQRNRIDTLMYLLAYPQRPMVKTKTIELIDFEKLPAGQNATVAVMSYSGYDIEDALVLNKASLDRGFGRCLVYKNAKCTLRRYTNQTFDKVMGPMLDAETRKPIWRHSILDADGICSPGERVENKQVLVNKSMPTVTQTPLEGSTQPSQPQYRDVPITYKGSTDSYIEKVMISSNAEDAFLVKILLRQTRRPEIGDKFSSRHGQKGVCGLIVPQEDMPFCDSGICPDIIMNPHGYPSRMTVGKLIELLAGKAGVLDGRFHYGTAFGGSKVKDVCEDLIRYGYNYQGKDFVTSGITGEPLEAYIYFGPVYYQKLKHMVLDKMHARARGPRAVLTRQPTEGRSRDGGLRLGEMERDCLIGYGASMLLLERLMISSDAFEVDVCGQCGLLGYSGWCHYCKSSCHVSSLRIPYACKLLFQELQSMNIIPRLKLARYNE